DNA from Pajaroellobacter abortibovis:
CACCGAATCTCAATTGAGAGCAGATAACTTAAATTTTATCAGTAGCATATTCACTTTGGGTCGCGATATGGAATCAATTATTTATGACAGACGCGTGGAAGATGTATTCAGGCGATTGGACAAAGGCCTAGAAAAGGTCGATTGTAGTCTTGTCGATTACAATCGAGAGGAGGATGTCGTAAAGATGACGTTTCGCAATGGAAAGCAGTGTGTTCTCAATACCCGACGAGCTGCTTCTCAGATATGGCTTGCAGCGAGAGCGAAGGGATGGCACTTTTCATATGATGAGGCCAGTGGTCAATGGATCGATGGCAAGCATGGAAGGATGGAACTTTTTTCGACGATTGCATCGATTGTTCAAGAAGAGAGTGGTCTTGTGCTGCAGTGGGGAGAATAAACATCTGTTGATTTAATCTTGAGGAAATTGTTAAGCTAGAACAGAGCCTGAAGTGACTGCAGAATCTAATTCAGTTCAAAAAAATATTTTATCCTCTCTCAGGAGGCCTGTAATCAACGACAATCTTACCGTAATAGGAGATGAGCCTTATCTTTCTCTTCTCGTGGTGTTGGTAGGGTTTTGACGGGATAGAGGAGTGGACGGACAATTTATTCTTTACGAGATCAAGCCTCATACGGGGAGTTCTCATCCTGTGCCAGGCAATCCTGTGATCCCCGGGAGGACGTCTTGAAGACATCTTCCTCACACCCCCATG
Protein-coding regions in this window:
- the cyaY gene encoding iron donor protein CyaY — its product is MESIIYDRRVEDVFRRLDKGLEKVDCSLVDYNREEDVVKMTFRNGKQCVLNTRRAASQIWLAARAKGWHFSYDEASGQWIDGKHGRMELFSTIASIVQEESGLVLQWGE